The Leucobacter rhizosphaerae genome includes a region encoding these proteins:
- a CDS encoding MoaF C-terminal domain-containing protein, with protein sequence MTSPSTPAAAADLAAADLTAADPNEWRSYDEFAAGIDTYRLANTSLAGSALALTLDDGSTLTLTFGADSVAWGGTGALATDGEHTDPYDAVRVRTDVVFVHLPLESREREAITVVYSESTHRALVARSEIAEVAVEGEPQVGQTFWSAVTDGGDPSGEIPGPSRDLIGKRNLYRYSPHHLYEHVYISSERYAWQCVQGVQRGHGDMDLSTVWKFADGLYLFCFREFRIAVASVWLHDLGYQLMTTGVFLGINGDGDAEHSRGGGHIYPIGSVDYPDVQPV encoded by the coding sequence ATGACGTCCCCCAGTACTCCTGCAGCCGCGGCTGACCTCGCCGCCGCCGACCTGACTGCGGCCGATCCGAACGAGTGGCGCAGCTACGACGAGTTCGCCGCCGGGATCGACACCTACCGCCTCGCGAACACCTCGCTCGCGGGGTCCGCCCTCGCGCTGACCCTCGACGACGGCTCGACCCTCACCCTCACCTTCGGCGCCGACTCCGTCGCCTGGGGCGGCACCGGCGCCCTGGCGACCGACGGCGAGCACACCGATCCCTACGATGCCGTTCGGGTGCGCACCGACGTCGTGTTCGTCCACCTGCCCCTGGAGTCCCGGGAACGCGAGGCGATCACGGTCGTCTACTCGGAGTCCACGCACCGCGCACTCGTCGCACGATCCGAGATCGCCGAGGTCGCGGTCGAGGGCGAGCCCCAGGTCGGACAGACCTTCTGGTCCGCCGTCACGGACGGCGGCGATCCCTCCGGAGAGATCCCGGGCCCCTCGCGCGACCTCATCGGCAAGCGCAACCTCTACCGCTACAGCCCGCACCACCTCTACGAGCACGTCTACATCTCGAGCGAGCGCTACGCCTGGCAGTGCGTGCAGGGGGTGCAGCGCGGTCACGGCGACATGGATCTCTCGACCGTCTGGAAGTTCGCGGACGGCCTCTACCTCTTCTGCTTCCGCGAGTTCCGCATCGCCGTCGCGAGCGTCTGGCTCCACGATCTCGGCTATCAGCTGATGACCACCGGGGTCTTCCTCGGCATCAACGGCGACGGCGACGCCGAGCACTCGCGCGGGGGCGGCCACATCTACCCCATCGGTTCCGTCGACTACCCCGACGTGCAACCCGTGTGA
- a CDS encoding TetR/AcrR family transcriptional regulator: MDSTEATDHEASEQGASEHGASEQGRPAPEALSLRERRQLRTRTELVDAVLAVIGEVGLPETSIDRISAASGISRGTVYAHFPGGRDELLRAAYARLGRDLVARTREAVSVAEGWQARIVAHARTMFDLADDPRIGHFYNVSGPALIVSGAERGIGSGASASMMREVLVEAQRAGELDETLDVDAVAALLVGALREAATGVSAGDRTAEQTYAAFARLVAGLGSSPAA, from the coding sequence ATGGACTCGACGGAGGCGACCGACCATGAGGCGTCGGAGCAAGGGGCGTCGGAGCATGGGGCGTCGGAGCAGGGGCGGCCTGCTCCGGAGGCTCTGAGCCTGCGCGAGCGTCGTCAGTTGCGAACGCGCACCGAACTCGTCGACGCGGTGCTCGCGGTGATCGGCGAGGTCGGGCTGCCGGAGACGAGCATCGATCGTATTTCTGCGGCCTCCGGGATCTCCCGCGGCACGGTCTACGCGCACTTCCCAGGCGGGCGCGACGAGTTGCTGCGAGCCGCGTATGCGAGGCTGGGCCGGGATCTCGTGGCCCGAACGCGCGAGGCGGTCTCGGTGGCGGAGGGGTGGCAGGCGAGGATCGTCGCGCACGCGCGGACGATGTTCGACCTCGCCGACGACCCGCGTATCGGGCACTTCTACAACGTCTCGGGACCGGCGCTCATCGTGAGCGGTGCGGAGCGCGGGATCGGCTCCGGTGCCAGCGCCTCGATGATGCGCGAGGTGCTCGTCGAGGCCCAGCGCGCCGGAGAACTCGACGAGACCCTCGATGTCGACGCCGTCGCCGCGCTCCTCGTGGGTGCGCTCCGAGAGGCTGCGACGGGGGTTTCGGCGGGGGACCGCACGGCCGAGCAGACCTACGCGGCCTTCGCGAGGCTCGTGGCCGGTCTGGGCTCGTCGCCCGCAGCCTGA
- a CDS encoding HNH endonuclease signature motif containing protein — translation MADLAAPAYAILAASLVKIRAQINTLHAAEAALLVLGDELAALVAARHGHTDHGEFEHRAVAAEFAAAVHESDRTMAGRISRARTLVEHYPTVMAALTAGRISQAHATVITDAGSILTDPQSRAGYAAAVLEVAETNTVGRLRPVAREFAERFADRTLDDRHREARACRMVRVVELGDGMADLTATLPAVYASGIKDRLTQMARLVKQHEQARADDQAHNVSGLGTEPGSGAPSGESEGESAATAPTVRSMDQIRADLLTDLLLASDPNQAASSGLTGIAGIQARVQVIVPKEQVSNDGDSSDANVTSHVPPATLAGYGPIDTDTARHLAGNATHWEEVTVDPDTGTVLSVDTYRPNTKLRQFLRARDLHCRFPGCHTPTARCDIDHTLDAAHGGPTTSTNLAHLCRRHHTLKHHSRWTVTQTRDGTLTWTSPAGTPYPERAPSAVRFRRVSIPPSRQPRTRESQSPGETSSGAHAPPPF, via the coding sequence GTGGCGGATCTTGCCGCTCCGGCGTACGCAATCCTGGCCGCGTCGCTCGTGAAGATCCGCGCCCAGATCAACACCCTCCACGCCGCCGAGGCCGCGCTGCTCGTTTTGGGTGACGAGCTCGCTGCTCTGGTTGCGGCGCGGCATGGGCACACGGATCATGGGGAGTTCGAGCATCGTGCGGTCGCGGCGGAGTTCGCGGCCGCCGTGCACGAATCGGATCGGACGATGGCGGGCCGGATCAGCCGGGCACGCACCCTCGTCGAGCACTACCCCACGGTCATGGCGGCACTCACAGCCGGGCGCATATCACAGGCCCACGCCACGGTGATCACTGACGCCGGGAGCATCCTCACCGATCCTCAGTCCCGTGCCGGATACGCGGCCGCGGTGCTCGAGGTCGCGGAGACCAACACGGTGGGCCGGTTGCGGCCGGTCGCTCGTGAGTTCGCGGAACGGTTCGCGGACCGCACCCTCGACGACCGACACCGGGAGGCCCGCGCCTGCCGCATGGTGCGGGTCGTGGAACTCGGCGACGGCATGGCCGACCTCACCGCCACCCTTCCCGCGGTCTACGCCTCCGGCATCAAGGACCGACTCACCCAGATGGCACGGTTAGTGAAGCAGCACGAACAGGCCCGGGCCGATGATCAGGCCCATAACGTCTCTGGCTTGGGTACCGAACCGGGCAGCGGCGCACCGTCAGGGGAATCCGAAGGGGAATCAGCAGCCACGGCCCCGACGGTCCGCTCCATGGACCAGATCCGTGCCGACCTCCTCACGGACCTGCTCCTCGCTAGCGACCCCAACCAGGCCGCCAGCAGCGGCCTCACCGGCATCGCGGGCATCCAGGCGCGGGTCCAGGTCATCGTGCCGAAGGAGCAGGTCAGCAATGACGGCGACAGCTCAGATGCGAACGTAACGAGCCACGTCCCGCCGGCCACCCTCGCCGGATACGGGCCCATCGATACCGACACCGCGAGACACCTCGCCGGCAACGCCACCCACTGGGAAGAAGTGACGGTGGATCCCGACACCGGCACCGTGCTCTCCGTCGACACCTACCGACCCAACACAAAACTCCGGCAGTTCCTCCGGGCACGAGACCTGCACTGCCGCTTCCCGGGCTGCCACACCCCCACCGCACGCTGCGACATCGACCACACCCTCGACGCCGCACACGGCGGACCCACCACCAGCACCAACCTCGCACACCTCTGCCGCAGACACCACACCCTGAAGCACCACAGCAGGTGGACCGTCACCCAAACCCGAGACGGCACCCTCACCTGGACCAGCCCCGCCGGCACCCCATACCCCGAACGAGCACCCAGCGCGGTCAGATTCCGGAGAGTGTCGATCCCACCTTCGCGGCAGCCGCGCACCCGGGAGTCACAGTCACCAGGCGAGACCAGCAGCGGAGCACACGCTCCACCACCCTTCTGA
- a CDS encoding TetR family transcriptional regulator has product MARPSVADERREQIIEATLQTIAAHGISSTTLDRIADTAGMSRGHVRHFVGNRDRLLLDTARAFYAPEGGSPAVLPDSVDTLEGALDYLFGPDFVASTDENAVVLGLVELSRSSQEIAEVLTAAYSSARSRIAELIVVAKPDADPAHREAVADAVIAAALGNVFMGDFNQDADRTDRTRAAIDALLTTL; this is encoded by the coding sequence ATGGCCCGCCCGTCCGTCGCCGATGAGCGCCGCGAACAGATCATCGAGGCGACGCTGCAGACCATTGCCGCGCACGGCATCAGCAGCACGACGCTCGATCGCATCGCCGACACCGCCGGGATGTCGCGCGGCCACGTCCGCCATTTCGTCGGCAATCGGGATCGGCTGCTGCTCGACACCGCGCGGGCGTTCTACGCACCCGAGGGCGGCTCCCCCGCCGTGCTGCCCGACAGCGTCGACACCCTCGAGGGCGCGCTCGACTACCTCTTCGGGCCCGACTTCGTAGCGTCGACCGACGAGAACGCGGTGGTGCTCGGGCTGGTCGAGCTGTCGCGATCCTCGCAGGAGATCGCCGAAGTGCTCACCGCGGCGTATTCGTCGGCTCGATCGCGGATCGCCGAGTTGATCGTGGTCGCGAAGCCCGACGCGGATCCCGCGCACCGGGAGGCCGTCGCGGACGCCGTGATCGCCGCCGCGCTCGGAAACGTGTTCATGGGCGACTTCAACCAGGATGCGGACCGCACCGACCGCACGCGGGCGGCGATCGACGCGCTGCTGACGACACTGTAG
- a CDS encoding aspartate aminotransferase family protein, which produces MPTNAELLARRNRTIGPYSPLFYTEPLQFVSAKGVWLTEASGEQYLDGYNNVPHVGHANDRVVRALSEQAATLNIHTRYLNERIYDYSEQLLATFDPVPGRPALDRVFYGNSGSEANELALRIARQHTGTTGLIVSDYSYHGTTITLAQMTTGLKTREPLGDHVRTLRIPDLDRDARPEEEVLAETLAELDAAIVSLQEAGYGVSACLFDPLFSTEGMPRVPSGLVSGIADRVRAAGGLVIADEVQSGFGRTGTHMWGHAYAGLTPDLVTMGKPMGNGHPMSAVVTSEAILDEFGSQNEFFNTFAGNPVSAAVGEAVLQEMAAEQLMARARILGAEARVALDEFVQEHHFVRSAKGAGMFLGLDFAVDGVAAPQIAKQVVEGMKARHVLISRIGPTESVLKVRPPLAFGERELPTLLSALQETLAEVVV; this is translated from the coding sequence ATGCCCACGAACGCCGAACTCCTCGCCCGCCGCAACCGCACGATCGGCCCGTACTCGCCCCTCTTCTACACCGAACCGCTCCAGTTCGTCTCCGCGAAGGGCGTCTGGCTCACCGAGGCCAGCGGCGAGCAGTACCTCGACGGCTACAACAACGTGCCCCACGTCGGCCACGCGAACGACCGCGTGGTACGCGCGCTGAGCGAGCAGGCCGCGACCCTCAACATCCACACCCGCTACCTGAACGAGCGCATCTACGACTATTCCGAGCAGCTGCTCGCGACCTTCGATCCGGTGCCCGGTCGGCCCGCGCTGGATCGCGTGTTCTACGGCAACTCGGGCTCCGAAGCGAACGAACTCGCGCTCCGGATCGCCCGCCAGCACACCGGCACCACCGGTCTCATCGTGTCCGACTACAGCTACCACGGCACCACGATCACCCTCGCGCAGATGACGACGGGACTGAAGACCCGCGAACCGCTCGGCGACCACGTGCGCACGCTCCGGATCCCGGACCTCGACCGCGACGCGCGCCCCGAGGAGGAGGTGCTCGCCGAGACCCTCGCGGAGCTCGACGCGGCGATCGTCTCCCTGCAAGAGGCGGGGTACGGCGTCTCGGCCTGCCTGTTCGACCCGCTGTTCTCCACCGAGGGCATGCCCCGGGTGCCGTCGGGGCTCGTCTCGGGGATCGCCGACCGAGTGCGCGCGGCCGGCGGCCTCGTCATCGCCGATGAGGTGCAGAGCGGCTTCGGTCGCACCGGGACCCACATGTGGGGGCACGCCTATGCGGGCTTGACGCCGGATCTCGTCACAATGGGGAAGCCGATGGGCAATGGGCACCCGATGTCGGCGGTCGTGACGAGCGAGGCGATCCTCGACGAGTTCGGGTCGCAGAACGAGTTCTTCAACACCTTCGCCGGCAACCCGGTATCGGCGGCGGTCGGCGAGGCCGTGCTGCAGGAGATGGCGGCCGAGCAGCTCATGGCGCGCGCCCGGATCCTCGGCGCCGAGGCTCGCGTCGCCCTCGACGAGTTCGTGCAGGAGCACCACTTCGTGCGCTCCGCCAAGGGCGCCGGGATGTTCCTCGGACTCGACTTCGCGGTCGACGGAGTCGCGGCGCCCCAGATCGCGAAGCAGGTCGTCGAGGGCATGAAGGCGCGGCACGTGCTGATCTCCCGGATCGGGCCGACCGAGAGTGTGCTGAAGGTGCGGCCGCCGCTGGCCTTCGGCGAGCGCGAGCTCCCGACCCTCCTCAGCGCTCTCCAAGAGACGCTCGCCGAGGTTGTGGTGTAG
- a CDS encoding phosphotransferase enzyme family protein encodes MTSVDLTAATTLAREALDTFGIDPATPLTLLKNRENFVFSFTDHGSEALGSTEPTRYVLRVHRQGYHSDAELGCELDFVRALHAEGVAVPSFVSAPDGRGFCAVGADHPAGIHQVDLQLHLENHGNFGAERAGVDGSAALDSADFAALGRLAAEVHDATERSGYEMAVPRDDWDLEGLVGPSFAWGDPLRIAELTGDDRATIEAAIQRIREQLGAYGTPAGRFGPIHSDLTPENVLRTDRGLVLIDFDDFARGWHLFDLATAIHFFTPHPRYLEYRDALFAGYEAVRPLDPADHAVFPAILLARSLTYLGWAADRRGEDTAEWLAASVLPHTVRLARELLAS; translated from the coding sequence ATGACCAGCGTTGATCTCACCGCCGCCACCACCCTCGCGAGAGAGGCTCTCGACACCTTCGGGATCGATCCTGCGACTCCGCTCACCCTGTTGAAGAACCGCGAGAACTTCGTCTTCTCGTTCACGGATCACGGGTCCGAGGCACTCGGCAGCACCGAGCCGACCCGCTACGTACTGCGCGTGCACCGCCAGGGCTACCACTCGGACGCCGAGCTCGGTTGCGAACTGGACTTCGTTCGCGCCCTCCACGCCGAGGGGGTCGCGGTGCCGAGTTTCGTCTCGGCCCCCGACGGGCGCGGCTTCTGCGCGGTCGGCGCGGATCACCCGGCCGGAATCCACCAGGTCGACCTGCAACTCCACCTCGAGAACCACGGCAACTTCGGGGCGGAGCGTGCGGGTGTCGACGGCAGCGCGGCGCTCGACAGCGCCGACTTCGCGGCGCTCGGCCGCCTCGCCGCCGAGGTGCACGACGCGACGGAGCGCTCGGGCTACGAGATGGCGGTGCCCCGCGACGACTGGGACCTGGAGGGTCTGGTCGGTCCGTCATTCGCGTGGGGCGACCCGCTCCGGATCGCCGAGCTCACCGGCGATGATCGCGCGACGATCGAGGCCGCGATCCAGCGCATCCGCGAACAGCTCGGCGCCTACGGCACGCCCGCCGGCCGCTTCGGCCCGATCCACTCCGACCTCACCCCGGAGAACGTGCTCCGCACCGACCGCGGCCTCGTGCTCATCGACTTCGACGACTTCGCCCGCGGCTGGCACCTCTTCGATCTCGCCACGGCGATCCATTTCTTCACCCCGCACCCGCGGTACCTCGAGTACCGCGACGCGCTCTTCGCCGGCTACGAGGCCGTGCGCCCGCTCGATCCCGCCGACCACGCGGTCTTCCCGGCGATCCTGCTCGCGCGCAGCCTCACCTACCTCGGGTGGGCCGCGGATCGCCGCGGCGAGGACACGGCCGAGTGGCTGGCCGCGTCGGTCCTCCCCCACACCGTTCGTCTCGCCCGCGAGCTCCTCGCGAGCTGA
- a CDS encoding helix-turn-helix domain-containing protein, with protein sequence MQTSQTSGASRAAHAPTQTDSLGAFRSLVSSSFVPLRVTTDRPEPFAARMTSIDADNIAFTEVAAKPHLIERTPETIASGGSGYYKVSLLLSGSSILVQDGREVVMRPGDLSIYDTSRPYSLIFGEEFRNLIMMFPKDRLELPIPFTEQLTAVSLGQQHSGLAPVITAFLSQFPAQLTTLDERVRTKLARTGLDLVSTMLSSILDADPAHRDPHQVLLQKIYAYIDQHLSSATLSPGSIAAAHYISTRHLHALFQQADTTVSTWIRERRLERCRADLLDPVIADRTVSAIAARWGFTDAAHFSRVFKSSYGVSPSEIRRP encoded by the coding sequence ATGCAGACGTCACAGACCTCAGGTGCATCGCGGGCCGCGCACGCGCCCACGCAGACCGACAGTCTCGGGGCCTTCCGCAGCCTCGTCTCGTCGTCGTTCGTGCCGCTGCGCGTCACCACGGACCGCCCGGAGCCGTTCGCCGCGCGCATGACCTCGATCGACGCCGACAACATCGCGTTCACCGAGGTCGCGGCGAAGCCCCACCTCATCGAGCGCACCCCCGAGACGATCGCGAGCGGCGGCAGCGGCTACTACAAGGTGAGCCTGCTGCTGTCCGGGAGCAGCATCCTCGTGCAGGACGGCCGCGAGGTCGTCATGCGCCCCGGTGACCTGTCGATCTACGACACGTCGCGGCCCTACTCCCTGATCTTCGGGGAGGAGTTCCGCAACCTCATCATGATGTTCCCGAAGGATCGCCTGGAGCTCCCGATCCCGTTCACCGAGCAGCTGACGGCGGTGTCGCTCGGCCAGCAGCACAGCGGACTCGCGCCCGTCATCACCGCCTTCCTGTCGCAGTTCCCCGCGCAGCTCACGACCCTCGACGAGCGCGTGCGTACGAAGCTCGCGCGCACGGGACTCGACCTCGTCAGCACGATGCTGTCGAGCATTCTCGATGCGGATCCCGCGCACCGGGATCCGCACCAGGTGCTCCTGCAGAAGATCTACGCGTACATCGACCAGCACCTCTCGTCGGCGACCCTCTCCCCGGGCAGCATCGCCGCCGCGCACTACATCTCGACCCGGCACCTGCACGCGCTCTTCCAGCAGGCCGACACGACCGTCTCCACCTGGATCCGGGAGCGACGACTCGAGCGCTGCCGCGCCGACCTGCTCGACCCCGTGATCGCCGACCGCACCGTGTCCGCGATCGCGGCCCGCTGGGGCTTCACCGACGCCGCGCACTTCAGCCGGGTGTTCAAGTCCTCATACGGCGTCTCCCCCAGCGAGATCCGCCGCCCGTAA
- a CDS encoding DUF1622 domain-containing protein has protein sequence MHTEGLFAIVVTVIEVIGVIVVVIGFVIAAVLAVRALRRGAGGTASYQALRTTIGGSILLGLEIFVAADIIHTLSAPSFEDAAVLGLIVLIRTVLSMSIQIEIEGTLPWRRALLTSGGEVVARSIANEARSARADVQ, from the coding sequence ATGCACACTGAGGGGCTGTTCGCCATCGTCGTCACCGTCATCGAGGTGATCGGCGTCATCGTCGTGGTCATCGGTTTTGTCATCGCGGCCGTGCTCGCTGTCCGGGCGCTCCGACGCGGTGCGGGAGGCACTGCGTCGTATCAGGCGCTCCGCACGACGATCGGCGGGTCGATCCTGCTCGGGCTCGAGATCTTCGTGGCGGCGGACATCATCCACACGCTCTCGGCCCCCTCGTTCGAAGATGCCGCCGTGCTCGGATTGATCGTGCTCATCCGTACCGTGCTGAGCATGTCGATCCAGATCGAAATCGAGGGGACGCTGCCCTGGCGGCGGGCGCTCCTCACGAGTGGTGGGGAGGTCGTTGCGAGGTCGATCGCCAACGAGGCTCGGTCGGCCCGCGCAGACGTGCAATAG